The stretch of DNA ACGACGGTGTTGATCAGCAGGATGTAGAACACCGTCACCGCGGCCGCCTCGGTCGGGCTGAACAGCCCGCCCAGCATCCCCGCGATGAGGATCACCGGCGTCAGGAGCGCCGGGAACGCTTTCGCGAACGAGGAGCCGATCTTGCGCAGTGAGGCCCGTTCGGAGTTACTCGGCAGCCCACGGGTCTTCGCGATCACCGCGGTGCCGAGCATCAGGAACGCGACGGTGAGCAGCGCCGGGAGTGCGCCCGCAAGCAGCAGCGAGACGACGGACACCTCCGCAATGATTCCGTAGAGGATCAGCGGGATGCTCGGCGGGAAGATGGGGCCGGCGGTCGCCGACGCGCTGGTGATCGCCGCCGAGAAGTCGCCGTCGTAGCCGGCGTCTTTCATCGAGTCGATCAGAACGCGCCCGACGCCGCCGATGTCGGCGAGCGCCGAGCCGCTGATCCCCGAGAAGATCAGGCTGGTGAGGATGTTCACCTGCGCCAGCCCGCCGTCGTAGTGGCCGACCACGTCGTCGGCGAACTCGAATATCTTCTCGGTGATCTCGCCGTGGTTCATCAGCGAGCCGACGTAGATGAACAGCGGGATCGCCAGCAGCGTAAAGGAGTCCAGCTCCCGGACCATGTTCACCGCGGGGAACAGCAACGGCTGCCCGCTGAGGGCGCTGTACAGCGCGGCCGGCACCAACAGCGCGATCCACACCGGCACCCGTACCGAGGCCAGCGCCACGAACAGCAGCACCGCGATCAGACCCAGCACCGCCATCAGCGACGCACCTCCTGGACCGCCGTGTAGATGCGGTAGCCGTAGATCGATAGCAGGAACCCCGCCCCGAGCGTCGACGCCGCGTAGTAGACCGGGATCGGGATATCGACGGCCGGCGACGTGGAGTCGGCGAACGTCACCATTGCGATCACCGAGCCGACGAAGATGACGTAGGCGGCGTACGTGCCCACCAGCGTCACGAAGATCTCGTGCAGCGGCTGCCAGCGTTCGGGGATGCGGTCGGTGAAGTAGTCGATCTCGATGTGGCGCTGTTCCCACTCCAGCGCGCCGACGATCATGAACGTGAGCCAGACAGCGGCGGCCTGTGCGACGATCTGGAGCCCGCTAATCCCGAGACTCAGGTTCCGCGAGACGACGCGGACCAGCATCAAAACGAGGATGAGCAGCAGCGCTACTGCGGAGCCGCGATACAGCGCACTCGTCGCCCGGTCGAACGCTCGCTCGACCCGCGACATCTATTCCGCGGGGTAGCCGTTACCGTGCAGCTGTTCGATCGTGTCGATCAGATCCGGGAACTGGTCCCGGATGCGCTGGCGGGTCGCGGTCCGGAACGCGTCCATATCGAGGTCCTCCGGCGGCACGATCGTGAGGTCGTTTTCGCGCATGAACTCCCGGTGGCCTTCGAGGTTCTCCTGTAGCGTCTCGGTCGCGCGGGACTGGTTCTCGCGCACCGCGTCGTACATGATCTGCTGTTGGCCGTCGGTGAGGTCGTCTTGGAAGATCCCCTCGTTGATGATGATCGCCAGCGGCACGTGCATGTGGTCGGTCTCGATGATGTGGCTCTGGTTCTCCCAGATCCCCGAACTCCGGATGATGTTGTAAGGGTTCTCCTGTCCCTGAATCGAGCCCGAGGCCAGCGCCTGTGGCACCTCCGAGAAGTCGATGTTCGTCGTCTCGGCGCCGAGGCCGACGAGCGCCTGCTCGTACATGCCGATCGGCACCGCACGCATCCGGTACTCGCCGAGCTCTTCGGGGTTCGTCGGCGGCTCGCCCTCGACGTTCAGCGTACACCGACGGGTCCCCTGCACCACCGCGCCGAGCGACCGGATGTTGGTCTCGGATGCGAGGTTCTCGATCACGTCCTGTGCGATCTCGCTGTCCTGCGGGTCAGTCTTCTCGTAGATGTCCTCGTAGGGGTTGTCCGGGTCGTACAGGTACGGCGCGTCGAACACCTGTGCCGGCTGGTACTGGGTCCCCGTCAACGCGTAGGGGATGACGTACATCTCCAGCGACCCCGAGGAGACGTTCTCGATCGACTCGATCTGTCCCCCCAGCTCGCTGTTGCGGAACACCTCGACCTCGATGTCGCCGTCGGTCTCGGCCTCGACGTACTCCTTGATCCACGCTCCGACATCGCCGTGCACCGACCCCTCCGCTGCCGGAGAGTTCACCCGCAGCGTCGTCGTGCCTCCAGTCAGCGAGGAGACACATCCGCTCAGTCCGGCGAAGCTGCCGACCGCTGCGCCTGCTTTCAGATACGTTCGTCGTGTGGTCGTTGGCTGATTGTCACCATCTACCATGGGCTATGGCTGGGCTATTGGGATAAATAGCTTAGGCAAGCGTCAGTCAATGTACGTCTCGGTAACTGATAGATGTTCACCGGTATTATCCGAATTCAATCAATTCCGTCGTGGCGAGTCCGCCGTCGGACGAAGGTATCCCGTTCGACGTCGGGAACGACGTTCGATCGAACGTCGTTCTCTCGATCTGATAGTTCGGGATCGTCTCGGGATGACGGTAGCCCTGCCCGTGAGCCGTCTCGGTCCACGACAGGGGTCGCTGCGTCACCGTCCGGCGAAGGGAGCACTGCCAGCACTCACCACTTAATGGACACGACTGGTGAGGCAGTCGACCCACCGCGATCCGTCGCGTCGTTCGAGACACGATGGCTTCGAGGCTGTTCGGGACCCGCACCGCGCAGGTGACGTGTATCGGCTGCGGCGAGTCCATCGCGGAGGAGGACGCGTTCGAGTACGACAAGCACGGCGACATCTGGCGCCGCGAGGGGAAGGAGTTCGAGTACTTCTGTAAGCCGTGCTACCGGGAGTACTGTCACCAGAACCGCGACGGGCTCGAGGAGCTGCTCGTCGCGGCCGGCGCCGGGCGAACGGACCGGGAGACGTTCCTGCAGCAGTTCTGTGCGCTGCTGGCCGACGATGCGGCGCCGGACGGGGAGAAACCGTAGCGGGGCCGTCGACGCGTACGGTACCGTCGACGCCGGTCCCTTACGACTGCGGCCCGAGGTAGCCCCACGCCTGCAGTCGGTCGCCGTCCCCGTCGATCCAGCGCTCACCGATGTCGTCCCGGTAGTACATGTTGGGCATCACGATGTCGTCGATGCGGTCGTACGCCTGCTCGCGCGCCGCCTGCATCGTCTCACCCGTCCCAGTCACGACGATGGGCATCCCGTTGTCCCCGGCGACGCGCCACTGCCCGTCCACCTTCTTGGTGTCCTCCAAGTGAACCCCCTCGCGGCTCTCGGTCTCGAACACGACCGCGGCGTTCCGGGAGTTCTCGTCGTACGTTTCCTCGTCGTCGAACGGGAACGGCGGCAGGACGACCCGGACCGCGATCTGATAGCCGCTGTGCACCTCGACTTCGGGGTCGTTCCCGTGAGCGAGGTCGTAGAAGAACTGCCCCGTCGAGGACTCGATGGACTCCTCCTGCAGCGCGATGGTCGGGTAGCCAAACCGCGGCGTGAACTCGAGTGGGTAGATTCCGGTCTCGTTGACGATGCAGTTGATGTCGATACTGCCGACGTACCCTTCCTCGGCGAGCCAGCCTTCGAGCCTACCGAACGTCTCCTCGAACAGCTTGTTCCGCCCGGCCCAGAACATCGACGTGCCCATCTCGCCGGTCGAGGGGCCGATGTTGCCCGGGAACAGCTTCTTGTGCTCGAAGTTGAAGTTGATCCGGTCGACGAACTCGTTCCCGTCGAAGAACCCGCAGACCGCGATCTCGACGCCCTCGACCTTCCGCTGGAGCTGGAACCCCTTCATCCGGTGGCCCCACGCCTTCTCGTACGCCTTCAGCACGTCCACGACGTCGCTGCCGTCGTCCTCGTCGCCGACGTACAGCAGACGCTTGACGTTCTGCACCTCCCCGAGCGGCTTGATCACGTACGGCGCGGGGTTCTCTTGGACGTGCCTGATGCCGGCGTCGAACTCCTCGAACACGTGGTGTTCGACGGTGTTGACGCCGTGTTCCTCGAGGATCTCCATCGCGTAGCCCCGATCTTCTTCGAGCCGGTCGGTGTTCGGCGTGCCGCCGACGACGGCTTTCCCTCGCTCACGGAGCTCTTGGGCGAGTTCGCCCGTCCCGACGGTGTCCCCCACCCAGATGTCGTCGAAAATGACCACGTCGGCCCAGTCGACTTCGGCCTCCCAGTCGTCGGTTTTCGGGACGAACCCGTCGCCGATCTCCCGGTCGCCCTCGGCTTCGATGTGGTACTTCACGTCGTGGCCCTCCCGGTGGACCTGCCACGCGAGGTCGGTGATCAGCGCGGCGTCGGCCGAGACGAACAGGAACTTCTTGGTGTCCATACCGCCCGTTCAGCCGCCGGGATAGAGGTTCTTTCGGCAAAAACAGGGCAAAATGCCGCTTACAGCCGGCGGTCCCGCAGCGCCGGGAACTCCTCGCGGACCGAGTCGACGCGGGACGGCGACAGCTCGGCGGTCACCAGCTCGGGGCCGTCGTCGCAGGTCGAGACCGGGGTGCCCCAAGGATCGT from Halolamina sediminis encodes:
- a CDS encoding TRAP transporter large permease; its protein translation is MAVLGLIAVLLFVALASVRVPVWIALLVPAALYSALSGQPLLFPAVNMVRELDSFTLLAIPLFIYVGSLMNHGEITEKIFEFADDVVGHYDGGLAQVNILTSLIFSGISGSALADIGGVGRVLIDSMKDAGYDGDFSAAITSASATAGPIFPPSIPLILYGIIAEVSVVSLLLAGALPALLTVAFLMLGTAVIAKTRGLPSNSERASLRKIGSSFAKAFPALLTPVILIAGMLGGLFSPTEAAAVTVFYILLINTVVYRFLNLRYIWNAATETVETTGTIVIILGAASVFSYMLSVEGVDRLFETTVLSLSTNPIIVLILVNLVLLFIGLFLDPIAALVMMTPIVLPTLTEVGVDPIHAGVIMVFNLMLGLLTPPLGLSVYLSADIADVPVWDVFRETRDYYVILAIALLVITYYPPLSLGILEYL
- a CDS encoding TRAP transporter small permease codes for the protein MSRVERAFDRATSALYRGSAVALLLILVLMLVRVVSRNLSLGISGLQIVAQAAAVWLTFMIVGALEWEQRHIEIDYFTDRIPERWQPLHEIFVTLVGTYAAYVIFVGSVIAMVTFADSTSPAVDIPIPVYYAASTLGAGFLLSIYGYRIYTAVQEVRR
- the dctP gene encoding TRAP transporter substrate-binding protein DctP, which gives rise to MVDGDNQPTTTRRTYLKAGAAVGSFAGLSGCVSSLTGGTTTLRVNSPAAEGSVHGDVGAWIKEYVEAETDGDIEVEVFRNSELGGQIESIENVSSGSLEMYVIPYALTGTQYQPAQVFDAPYLYDPDNPYEDIYEKTDPQDSEIAQDVIENLASETNIRSLGAVVQGTRRCTLNVEGEPPTNPEELGEYRMRAVPIGMYEQALVGLGAETTNIDFSEVPQALASGSIQGQENPYNIIRSSGIWENQSHIIETDHMHVPLAIIINEGIFQDDLTDGQQQIMYDAVRENQSRATETLQENLEGHREFMRENDLTIVPPEDLDMDAFRTATRQRIRDQFPDLIDTIEQLHGNGYPAE
- a CDS encoding DUF7562 family protein, translating into MASRLFGTRTAQVTCIGCGESIAEEDAFEYDKHGDIWRREGKEFEYFCKPCYREYCHQNRDGLEELLVAAGAGRTDRETFLQQFCALLADDAAPDGEKP
- a CDS encoding phosphoribosylglycinamide synthetase C domain-containing protein: MDTKKFLFVSADAALITDLAWQVHREGHDVKYHIEAEGDREIGDGFVPKTDDWEAEVDWADVVIFDDIWVGDTVGTGELAQELRERGKAVVGGTPNTDRLEEDRGYAMEILEEHGVNTVEHHVFEEFDAGIRHVQENPAPYVIKPLGEVQNVKRLLYVGDEDDGSDVVDVLKAYEKAWGHRMKGFQLQRKVEGVEIAVCGFFDGNEFVDRINFNFEHKKLFPGNIGPSTGEMGTSMFWAGRNKLFEETFGRLEGWLAEEGYVGSIDINCIVNETGIYPLEFTPRFGYPTIALQEESIESSTGQFFYDLAHGNDPEVEVHSGYQIAVRVVLPPFPFDDEETYDENSRNAAVVFETESREGVHLEDTKKVDGQWRVAGDNGMPIVVTGTGETMQAAREQAYDRIDDIVMPNMYYRDDIGERWIDGDGDRLQAWGYLGPQS